From Dendropsophus ebraccatus isolate aDenEbr1 chromosome 2, aDenEbr1.pat, whole genome shotgun sequence, a single genomic window includes:
- the SNX16 gene encoding sorting nexin-16, whose protein sequence is MATPYVPVPIGNPSSSSITTRSQRSSSLGSCSTSSTSSKEPGEDGHPRSRKKLSAPDQLSCTSSMCSSPLVRTKFDSSVEYNSRPVPHEHVPDSSELEERPSTPTILGYEVMEERAKFTVYKILVRRSPDESWVVFRRYTDFSRLNDKLKEMFPGFRLALPPKRWFKDNYDYDFLEDRQLGLQAFLQNLVAHKDIANCAPVRLFLCLDDPPGPFDSLEESRAFCETLEETNYRLQRDLAEKQKELEALKKLLNEKQLHIERLESRIQEIGAEHGKTRRPSGEESECSGEVESSAIEADQVASIDNDSSFKESSENCWNESLPEIEVAEVADPDEEV, encoded by the exons ATGGCGACCCCTTATGTGCCTGTGCCAATAGGAAATCCCTCTTCAAGCAGCATAACCACTAGAAGCCAAAGAAGCTCTTCCCTCGGAAGCTGCTCAACAAGCTCAACCTCCTCGAAAGAGCCAGGGGAAGATGGCCACCCCAGAAGCCGCAAGAAGCTCAGCGCCCCGGACCAGCTGAGCTGTACGTCCTCCATGTGTAGCAGCCCCCTCGTAAGGACTAAATTTGACTCCTCTGTAGAATATAACTCCCGACCAGTGCCACATGAACATGTTCCAGACTCATCAGAGCTGGAAGAGAGGCCTTCAACACCCACCATCCTAGGGTACGAAGTGATGGAGGAACGGGCAAAGTTTACA GTCTACAAGATTCTGGTGAGAAGAAGCCCGGATGAGAGTTGGGTGGTGTTTCGGAGGTACACAGATTTTTCAAGGCTTAATGACAAG CTGAAAGAAATGTTTCCTGGTTTTCGGCTCGCTCTTCCACCTAAACGTTGGTTTAAGGACAATTACGACTACGACTTCCTGGAGGACAGGCAGCTGGGCCTGCAGGCTTTCTTACAGAACCTGGTAGCTCACAAGGACATTGCGAACTG CGCCCCTGTGAGATTATTTCTGTGTCTGGATGATCCGCCCGGTCCCTTTGATAGCCTGGAAGAGAGCAGG GCTTTTTGTGAGACTTTAGAAGAAACGAATTACAGACTTCAAAGGGATCTCGCGGAGAAGCAGAAGGAGCTTGAAGCCTTGAAGAAGCTGTTAAATGAAAAGCAATTGCACATAGAGAGGCTGGAGAGCCGGATCCA GGAGATTGGCGCAGAGCACGGTAAGACACGTAGACCTTCTGGAGAGGAGAGTGAATGCAGTGGAGAGGTGGAGTCCTCTGCCATAGAGGCAGATCAGGTGGCTTCCATAGACAATGACAG